The Meriones unguiculatus strain TT.TT164.6M chromosome 1, Bangor_MerUng_6.1, whole genome shotgun sequence genome has a segment encoding these proteins:
- the Tpcn2 gene encoding two pore channel protein 2 isoform X2, giving the protein MASEAQSLLGRDRGGGQAHSGPDASQELCINQAVVFIEDAIMYRSIYHRMDAGSLWLYRWYYSEVCQRVLDFTIFLILALAFVEVPSSFTRTADVRYRSQPWQPPCGLTETVEALCMLVFLADLSVKGYLVGQAQLQQNLWLLAYFVVLVVSAVDWTVSLSRACEEPLRVRRALRPFFLLQNSTMMKKTLKCLRSSLPEMARVGLMLASHLCLFTIIGMLLFTIGERDEAPNKERLAYFQNLPEALTSLLVLLTTSNNPDGSLFLMNLLTAIIYNQFRGYLMKSLQTSLFRRRLGVRAAYEVLASTAGPAGATPEAVGVNPEDFLRVLEKTQLRRIHKQAIMQKVHSCEGRPMLADEFQKLFDEVDKGVIKEHPPKPQYRSVFLRGAQFLFSHRYFDYLGNLVTLGNLLSICAFLVLDSDLLPGERDDFVLGILDYIFVLYYLVEMLLKVFALGLRGYLSNRSNAFDGFLTIVMLVLEISTLAVYPLPHSGWKPERRGPLSLWDMTRLVNILTVLRFLRVVLNVKPMALVASTILGLIQNLKAFGGILVVAYYVFAIIGIDLFRGIIVPPGNSSLAADNSSAPCGSFEQLGYWPNNFDDFAAAVITLWNVMVLNNWQVLLDAYWRYSGPWSTVYFVLWWLVCCVIWVNLFLALLLENFLHRWDPQGGEKLLIGTRQITYHMSVELMFRDILEEPKEEELMKKLNEHPHLKLCR; this is encoded by the exons GTCCTGATGCCAGTCAGGAGCTCTGCATAAACCAGGCTGTGGTCTTCATTGAAGATGCCATAATG TACCGCTCCATCTACCACCGCATGGATGCTGGCTCGTTGTGGCTTTACCGCTGGTATTACTCGGAGGTGTGCCAACG agtgctggactTCACCATTTTCTTGATCCTGGCCTTGGCTTTCGTGGAGGTCCCGTCTTCATTCACCAGAACCGCAGACGTGCGCTACCGCTCCCAGCCCTGGCAGCCACCCTGTGGCCTGACCGAGACAGTCGAGGCGCTCTGCATGCTGGTCTTCCTGGCCGACCTCTCTGTGAAG GGCTACCTGGTGGGGCAGGCCCAGTTGCAGCAGAACCTGTGGCTGTTGGCCTACTTTGTGGTGCTGGTTGTGTCCGCGGTGGACTGGACTGTTTCGCTGAGCCGTGCTTGTGAGGAG CCCCTGCGGGTGCGCCGGGCACTCCGCCCCTTCTTCCTGCTCCAGAATTCCACCATGATGAAGAAGACCCTGAAGTGCCTACGGTCGTCACTGCCAGAAATGGCCAG AGTCGGGCTGATGCTGGCCAGCCACCTGTGTCTCTTCACCATAATCGGGATGCTGCTGTTTACCATCGGCGAGAGG GATGAAGCACCGAACAAGGAGAGGCTGGCCTACTTCCAGAACCTTCCAGAGGCACTGACCTCACTCCTAGTGCTGCTGACTACCTCCAACAACCCTGACG GAAGCTTGTTTCTGATGAACCTGCTGACGGCCATCATCTACAATCAGTTCCGTGGCTACCTGATG AAATCTCTACAGACCTCACTGTTCCGGCGGCGGCTGGGGGTCCGAGCGGCCTATGAAGTCCTGGCCTCCACGGCAGGGCCGGCTGGAGCCACCCCTGAGGC AGTTGGGGTAAATCCCGAGGACTTCCTGCGAGTGCTTGAGAAAACCCAGCTGCGCAGAATCCACAAACAGGCCATCATGCAG AAGGTGCACTCGTGTGAAGGCCGCCCGATGCTGGCTGATGAGTTCCAAAAACTCTTCGATGAGGTTGACAAAGGTGTGATCAAAGAG CACCCGCCGAAACCTCAGTACCGGTCCGTGTTTCTGCGGGGGGCCCAGTTCCTCTTCAGCCACCGCTACTTCGACTACCTGGGGAACCTCGTCACTCTGGGAAACCTCTTGTCTATTTGT GCGTTCCTGGTGCTGGATTCGGACCTGCTGCCTGGGGAACGTGATGACTTTGTCCTGGGG ATTCTTGACTACATCTTTGTCTTGTACTACCTGGTGGAGATGCTGCTCAAGGTGTTCGCACTGGGCCTGCGGGGCTACCTGTCTAACCGTAGCAACGCGTTTGATGGCTTCCTCACCATCGTCATGCTG GTTTTGGAGATTTCCACTCTGGCCGTGTACCCGTTGCCGCACTCAGGATG GAAGCCCGAGCGGCGTGGCCCACTGTCCCTGTGGGACATGACGCGGCTGGTGAATATACTGACCGTACTTCGCTTCCTGCGCGTCGTCCTGAATGTGAAG CCAATGGCCTTGGTAGCCAGCACCATCCTGGGCCTGATCCAGAACTTGAAGGCGTTTGGTGGGATCCTGGTG GTGGCATACTATGTGTTTGCCATAATTGGGATCGACCTGTTCCGAGGCATCATTGTGCCTCCTGGAAACAGCAG CCTGGCTGCTGATAACAGCTCAGCTCCGTGCGGGAGCTTCGAGCAGCTAGGCTACTGGCCCAACAACTTTGACGACTTTGCT GCTGCTGTGATCACGCTGTGGAACGTGATGGTGCTGAACAACTGGCAGGTGTTACTGGATGCCTATTGGCGCTACTCGGGCCC GTGGTCAACAGTGTACTTTGTGCTGTGGTGGTTGGTGTGCTGTGTCATCTGGGTCAACCTGTTTCTGGCTCTGCTTCTGGAG AACTTTCTCCACAGATGGGACCCCCAAGGTGGTGAGAAGCTCCTTATCGGGACCCGCCAGATCACCTACCACATGTCGGTGGAGCTCATGTTCAG GGATATCCTAGAAGAGCCCAAGGAGGAGGAACTGATGAAGAAGCTGAACGAGCACCCGCACTTGAAGCTGTGCAGGTGA
- the Tpcn2 gene encoding two pore channel protein 2 isoform X3, whose translation MLVFLADLSVKGYLVGQAQLQQNLWLLAYFVVLVVSAVDWTVSLSRACEEPLRVRRALRPFFLLQNSTMMKKTLKCLRSSLPEMARVGLMLASHLCLFTIIGMLLFTIGERDEAPNKERLAYFQNLPEALTSLLVLLTTSNNPDVMIPAYSQNRAYALFFIIFTLIGSLFLMNLLTAIIYNQFRGYLMKSLQTSLFRRRLGVRAAYEVLASTAGPAGATPEAVGVNPEDFLRVLEKTQLRRIHKQAIMQKVHSCEGRPMLADEFQKLFDEVDKGVIKEHPPKPQYRSVFLRGAQFLFSHRYFDYLGNLVTLGNLLSICAFLVLDSDLLPGERDDFVLGILDYIFVLYYLVEMLLKVFALGLRGYLSNRSNAFDGFLTIVMLVLEISTLAVYPLPHSGWKPERRGPLSLWDMTRLVNILTVLRFLRVVLNVKPMALVASTILGLIQNLKAFGGILVVAYYVFAIIGIDLFRGIIVPPGNSSLAADNSSAPCGSFEQLGYWPNNFDDFAAAVITLWNVMVLNNWQVLLDAYWRYSGPWSTVYFVLWWLVCCVIWVNLFLALLLENFLHRWDPQGGEKLLIGTRQITYHMSVELMFRDILEEPKEEELMKKLNEHPHLKLCR comes from the exons ATGCTGGTCTTCCTGGCCGACCTCTCTGTGAAG GGCTACCTGGTGGGGCAGGCCCAGTTGCAGCAGAACCTGTGGCTGTTGGCCTACTTTGTGGTGCTGGTTGTGTCCGCGGTGGACTGGACTGTTTCGCTGAGCCGTGCTTGTGAGGAG CCCCTGCGGGTGCGCCGGGCACTCCGCCCCTTCTTCCTGCTCCAGAATTCCACCATGATGAAGAAGACCCTGAAGTGCCTACGGTCGTCACTGCCAGAAATGGCCAG AGTCGGGCTGATGCTGGCCAGCCACCTGTGTCTCTTCACCATAATCGGGATGCTGCTGTTTACCATCGGCGAGAGG GATGAAGCACCGAACAAGGAGAGGCTGGCCTACTTCCAGAACCTTCCAGAGGCACTGACCTCACTCCTAGTGCTGCTGACTACCTCCAACAACCCTGACG TGATGATCCCTGCATATAGCCAGAACCGGGCCTATGCTCTCTTCTTCATAATCTTCACCTTGATAG GAAGCTTGTTTCTGATGAACCTGCTGACGGCCATCATCTACAATCAGTTCCGTGGCTACCTGATG AAATCTCTACAGACCTCACTGTTCCGGCGGCGGCTGGGGGTCCGAGCGGCCTATGAAGTCCTGGCCTCCACGGCAGGGCCGGCTGGAGCCACCCCTGAGGC AGTTGGGGTAAATCCCGAGGACTTCCTGCGAGTGCTTGAGAAAACCCAGCTGCGCAGAATCCACAAACAGGCCATCATGCAG AAGGTGCACTCGTGTGAAGGCCGCCCGATGCTGGCTGATGAGTTCCAAAAACTCTTCGATGAGGTTGACAAAGGTGTGATCAAAGAG CACCCGCCGAAACCTCAGTACCGGTCCGTGTTTCTGCGGGGGGCCCAGTTCCTCTTCAGCCACCGCTACTTCGACTACCTGGGGAACCTCGTCACTCTGGGAAACCTCTTGTCTATTTGT GCGTTCCTGGTGCTGGATTCGGACCTGCTGCCTGGGGAACGTGATGACTTTGTCCTGGGG ATTCTTGACTACATCTTTGTCTTGTACTACCTGGTGGAGATGCTGCTCAAGGTGTTCGCACTGGGCCTGCGGGGCTACCTGTCTAACCGTAGCAACGCGTTTGATGGCTTCCTCACCATCGTCATGCTG GTTTTGGAGATTTCCACTCTGGCCGTGTACCCGTTGCCGCACTCAGGATG GAAGCCCGAGCGGCGTGGCCCACTGTCCCTGTGGGACATGACGCGGCTGGTGAATATACTGACCGTACTTCGCTTCCTGCGCGTCGTCCTGAATGTGAAG CCAATGGCCTTGGTAGCCAGCACCATCCTGGGCCTGATCCAGAACTTGAAGGCGTTTGGTGGGATCCTGGTG GTGGCATACTATGTGTTTGCCATAATTGGGATCGACCTGTTCCGAGGCATCATTGTGCCTCCTGGAAACAGCAG CCTGGCTGCTGATAACAGCTCAGCTCCGTGCGGGAGCTTCGAGCAGCTAGGCTACTGGCCCAACAACTTTGACGACTTTGCT GCTGCTGTGATCACGCTGTGGAACGTGATGGTGCTGAACAACTGGCAGGTGTTACTGGATGCCTATTGGCGCTACTCGGGCCC GTGGTCAACAGTGTACTTTGTGCTGTGGTGGTTGGTGTGCTGTGTCATCTGGGTCAACCTGTTTCTGGCTCTGCTTCTGGAG AACTTTCTCCACAGATGGGACCCCCAAGGTGGTGAGAAGCTCCTTATCGGGACCCGCCAGATCACCTACCACATGTCGGTGGAGCTCATGTTCAG GGATATCCTAGAAGAGCCCAAGGAGGAGGAACTGATGAAGAAGCTGAACGAGCACCCGCACTTGAAGCTGTGCAGGTGA
- the Tpcn2 gene encoding two pore channel protein 2 isoform X1, translating into MASEAQSLLGRDRGGGQAHSGPDASQELCINQAVVFIEDAIMYRSIYHRMDAGSLWLYRWYYSEVCQRVLDFTIFLILALAFVEVPSSFTRTADVRYRSQPWQPPCGLTETVEALCMLVFLADLSVKGYLVGQAQLQQNLWLLAYFVVLVVSAVDWTVSLSRACEEPLRVRRALRPFFLLQNSTMMKKTLKCLRSSLPEMARVGLMLASHLCLFTIIGMLLFTIGERDEAPNKERLAYFQNLPEALTSLLVLLTTSNNPDVMIPAYSQNRAYALFFIIFTLIGSLFLMNLLTAIIYNQFRGYLMKSLQTSLFRRRLGVRAAYEVLASTAGPAGATPEAVGVNPEDFLRVLEKTQLRRIHKQAIMQKVHSCEGRPMLADEFQKLFDEVDKGVIKEHPPKPQYRSVFLRGAQFLFSHRYFDYLGNLVTLGNLLSICAFLVLDSDLLPGERDDFVLGILDYIFVLYYLVEMLLKVFALGLRGYLSNRSNAFDGFLTIVMLVLEISTLAVYPLPHSGWKPERRGPLSLWDMTRLVNILTVLRFLRVVLNVKPMALVASTILGLIQNLKAFGGILVVAYYVFAIIGIDLFRGIIVPPGNSSLAADNSSAPCGSFEQLGYWPNNFDDFAAAVITLWNVMVLNNWQVLLDAYWRYSGPWSTVYFVLWWLVCCVIWVNLFLALLLENFLHRWDPQGGEKLLIGTRQITYHMSVELMFRDILEEPKEEELMKKLNEHPHLKLCR; encoded by the exons GTCCTGATGCCAGTCAGGAGCTCTGCATAAACCAGGCTGTGGTCTTCATTGAAGATGCCATAATG TACCGCTCCATCTACCACCGCATGGATGCTGGCTCGTTGTGGCTTTACCGCTGGTATTACTCGGAGGTGTGCCAACG agtgctggactTCACCATTTTCTTGATCCTGGCCTTGGCTTTCGTGGAGGTCCCGTCTTCATTCACCAGAACCGCAGACGTGCGCTACCGCTCCCAGCCCTGGCAGCCACCCTGTGGCCTGACCGAGACAGTCGAGGCGCTCTGCATGCTGGTCTTCCTGGCCGACCTCTCTGTGAAG GGCTACCTGGTGGGGCAGGCCCAGTTGCAGCAGAACCTGTGGCTGTTGGCCTACTTTGTGGTGCTGGTTGTGTCCGCGGTGGACTGGACTGTTTCGCTGAGCCGTGCTTGTGAGGAG CCCCTGCGGGTGCGCCGGGCACTCCGCCCCTTCTTCCTGCTCCAGAATTCCACCATGATGAAGAAGACCCTGAAGTGCCTACGGTCGTCACTGCCAGAAATGGCCAG AGTCGGGCTGATGCTGGCCAGCCACCTGTGTCTCTTCACCATAATCGGGATGCTGCTGTTTACCATCGGCGAGAGG GATGAAGCACCGAACAAGGAGAGGCTGGCCTACTTCCAGAACCTTCCAGAGGCACTGACCTCACTCCTAGTGCTGCTGACTACCTCCAACAACCCTGACG TGATGATCCCTGCATATAGCCAGAACCGGGCCTATGCTCTCTTCTTCATAATCTTCACCTTGATAG GAAGCTTGTTTCTGATGAACCTGCTGACGGCCATCATCTACAATCAGTTCCGTGGCTACCTGATG AAATCTCTACAGACCTCACTGTTCCGGCGGCGGCTGGGGGTCCGAGCGGCCTATGAAGTCCTGGCCTCCACGGCAGGGCCGGCTGGAGCCACCCCTGAGGC AGTTGGGGTAAATCCCGAGGACTTCCTGCGAGTGCTTGAGAAAACCCAGCTGCGCAGAATCCACAAACAGGCCATCATGCAG AAGGTGCACTCGTGTGAAGGCCGCCCGATGCTGGCTGATGAGTTCCAAAAACTCTTCGATGAGGTTGACAAAGGTGTGATCAAAGAG CACCCGCCGAAACCTCAGTACCGGTCCGTGTTTCTGCGGGGGGCCCAGTTCCTCTTCAGCCACCGCTACTTCGACTACCTGGGGAACCTCGTCACTCTGGGAAACCTCTTGTCTATTTGT GCGTTCCTGGTGCTGGATTCGGACCTGCTGCCTGGGGAACGTGATGACTTTGTCCTGGGG ATTCTTGACTACATCTTTGTCTTGTACTACCTGGTGGAGATGCTGCTCAAGGTGTTCGCACTGGGCCTGCGGGGCTACCTGTCTAACCGTAGCAACGCGTTTGATGGCTTCCTCACCATCGTCATGCTG GTTTTGGAGATTTCCACTCTGGCCGTGTACCCGTTGCCGCACTCAGGATG GAAGCCCGAGCGGCGTGGCCCACTGTCCCTGTGGGACATGACGCGGCTGGTGAATATACTGACCGTACTTCGCTTCCTGCGCGTCGTCCTGAATGTGAAG CCAATGGCCTTGGTAGCCAGCACCATCCTGGGCCTGATCCAGAACTTGAAGGCGTTTGGTGGGATCCTGGTG GTGGCATACTATGTGTTTGCCATAATTGGGATCGACCTGTTCCGAGGCATCATTGTGCCTCCTGGAAACAGCAG CCTGGCTGCTGATAACAGCTCAGCTCCGTGCGGGAGCTTCGAGCAGCTAGGCTACTGGCCCAACAACTTTGACGACTTTGCT GCTGCTGTGATCACGCTGTGGAACGTGATGGTGCTGAACAACTGGCAGGTGTTACTGGATGCCTATTGGCGCTACTCGGGCCC GTGGTCAACAGTGTACTTTGTGCTGTGGTGGTTGGTGTGCTGTGTCATCTGGGTCAACCTGTTTCTGGCTCTGCTTCTGGAG AACTTTCTCCACAGATGGGACCCCCAAGGTGGTGAGAAGCTCCTTATCGGGACCCGCCAGATCACCTACCACATGTCGGTGGAGCTCATGTTCAG GGATATCCTAGAAGAGCCCAAGGAGGAGGAACTGATGAAGAAGCTGAACGAGCACCCGCACTTGAAGCTGTGCAGGTGA